A part of Neoarius graeffei isolate fNeoGra1 chromosome 8, fNeoGra1.pri, whole genome shotgun sequence genomic DNA contains:
- the LOC132890969 gene encoding gastrula zinc finger protein XlCGF26.1-like yields MSSAGDRQCSSRTSQAPDPSQLYEDVKIEISDGGTSEVSGVCVKKEETLELNIYNHGNDLENPPEVLSIKEEDPDNKDYLYTNIQRCHDEEYLKPCKLEDNKHDLHLPSKGSSSQPTSSDTLTSDNSNNDEQKEIHHCSERGTNFGHRSALQQPEQVHTGEKPYHCSQCGKSFTHHGTLLRHQRIHTGEKLYQCSQCGKSFTLHGTLLQHQRVHRGEKPYHCSPCGKGFTQKSNLKQHQRIHTGEKPHHCSQCGMSFTHQSAFLQHQRIHTGEKPYHCSQCGKGFTQKSDLKQQHRIHTGEKPYQCSRCGKGFTQKSDLKQHQRIHTGETPYHCSQCGKLFTQKKHLLRHQRVHTGEKPHHCSQCGKSFTQKSDLKQHQRIHTGEKPYHCSQCGKSFIQKGHLREHQRIHTGEKPHHCSQCGKSFTLHGTLLQHQRIHTGEQPYHCLLCGKLFTQKSHLLRHQRIHTGEKPHHCSQCGKSFLQKVNLQEHQRIHTGEKPHHCSQCGKSFTHQSSLLRHQRIHTGEKPHHCSQCGKSFLQKVNLQEHQHIHTGEKPHHCSQCGKSFTLHSSLRQHQRIHTGAKPYHCSQCGKSFTRQIHVQKHHQCIHTG; encoded by the exons ATGAGTTCAGCAGGAGACAGACAGTGCTCCTCCAGGACGTCTCAGGCTCCTGATCCCTCACAG ctgtaTGAAGACGTGAAAATCGAGATTTCAGATGGAGGGACATCCGAAGTGTCAGGAGtctgtgtgaagaaagaggagacactGGAGTTGAACATCTATAACCATGGAAATGACCTCGAAAACCCACCTGAAGTTCTCTCCATTAAAGAGGAAGATCCTGACAATAAAGACTACCTCT ACACAAACATCCAGAGATGCCACGATGAGGAGTATTTGAAACCATGCAAATTGGAAGATAATAAACATGATCTTCACCTACCTTCCAAAGGCTCCAGTAGTCAGCCAACATCATCTGATACTCTCACTTCTGACAATTCTAACAATGATGAGCAAAAGGAAATTCACCATTGCTCAGAACGTGGGACAAATTTTGGTCATcggagtgctctccaacaacctGAACaagttcacacaggagagaaaccatatcactgctcacagtgcggaaagagttttactcatcatggTACTCTcctacgacaccagcgcattcacacaggagagaagctgtatcagtgctcacagtgtgggaagagttttactcttcATGGTACTCTCCTACAACACCAGCGCGTTCAcagaggagagaagccgtatcattgcTCACCATGCGGAAAGGGTTTTACTCAAAAGAGTAATCTCAAAcaacaccaacgcattcacacaggagagaagccacatcactgttcacagtgtggaatgagttttactcatcagagtgctttcctacaacaccagcgcattcacacaggagagaagccgtatcattgcTCACAGTGCGGAAAGGGTTTTACTCAAAAGAGTGATCTCAAACAACAAcaccgcattcacacaggagagaagccatatcagtgCTCACGGTGTGGAAAGGGTTTTACTCAAAAGAGTGATCtcaaacaacaccagcgcattcacacaggggagacgccgtatcattgctcacagtgtggaaagcttTTCACTCAAAAGAAGCATCTCCTACGACACCAGCGCGttcacacaggggagaagccacatcactgttcacagtgtggaaagagttttactcaaaagAGTGATCtcaaacaacaccagcgcattcacacaggagagaagccgtatcactgctcacagtgtggaaagagttttattcaAAAGGGTCATCTCCgagaacaccagcgcattcacacgggggagaagccacatcactgttcacagtgtggaaagagttttactcttcATGGTACTCTcctacaacaccagcgcattcacacaggagaacaGCCATATCATTGCTTACTGTGTGGAAAGCTTTTCACTCAAAAGAGTCATCTcctacgacaccagcgcattcacacaggggagaagccacatcactgctcacagtgtggaaagagttttcttCAAAAGGTTAATCTCCaagaacaccagcgcattcacacaggggagaagccacatcactgttcacagtgtggaaagagttttactcatcagagttctctcctacgacaccagcgcattcacacaggggagaagccacatcactgctcacagtgtggaaagagttttcttCAAAAGGTTAATCTCCAagaacaccagcacattcacacaggggagaagcctcatcactgctcacagtgtggaaagagttttactcttcATAGTTCTCTccgacaacaccagcgcattcacacaggggcgAAGCCATatcattgctcacagtgtggaaagagttttactcgacaGATTCAtgtccaaaaacatcatcagtgcattcacacaggataG